Below is a genomic region from Spirosoma radiotolerans.
TTTATCCAAAATTAAGCTCCCAAGATATATCCAACTCAGAAGTACAAGTAAGTAACCCAGCTTTTCAGGAGGTGAGCCTGCAAATACGGCCGCAGAGGCCAATATAAGTATAGGCCAATCAAGTTTTGAATCATCAAAAGTGATTGAAGCAAAGGACACGACAATTAGTATCTCAAGTGCTTTTATTGAGGAGTAAGGATATTTAGATTTTTTTTCGTTTAATAACTCTTTCATAAACTTGTTAATTACAATTGGTGCTTATAGGGGAAGTTGAATTATCTGCAACAGTGATTTTAGTGCCATATGCAGCTTTATTTTCACGCAGATCTTGACCCAAGTCAGCAGGATTATATCCTTGGCCGAGCGGTCCAATATAACCTTTACCATTAGGAAGTGATATATAAGGAGAAATGATATTACAGGCAAACGTAGTGCAATTATTATCCACTAAATTATACTTTGGATTACCTAGATTTTTCACATAATAGATAACGTTCTTAAAGTCATATGCTGATAGATCAGCTTTTAAAGCCACATCGTAACGAGTGCCTCCGTCATCGCCCCAAACACTTTCTGTAGAGATACCTGTTGCAGCAATCCACTCAGTCTGTACATAATAGCCCACGACTAGTCTTATGACTTGGCCAGTAGAAGAGTCGTAACGTTCAAAGCCTAAATAAGTGTGTCCTGGCCTTCTATAAGGTTCACTAGGATTGAAATTTGCTATTTCTCTCGTCCCATTAACAGGCTGGTCAACGTACAATGTTATACTGTATTTGTATTTTGAATCGTCAGGTACTGTGCCGAAACAGTTGAGTTTTTGAGAGATATTTATTGGACGTGTTGGGCCAGCTAAAACATAGTTACTTAGAAAATATTGATCGCTTAAATTTTTTAAATCAGGAAAATCCTTCCAAGTGGGTGGCCGGTTGGAAGGGTCTCCAGGAGGAACAATATTTGGATTATTACAGTCACTTGGTGTAGCCATGGGTGATTGGGTAATATTTCCTGTAGGTGATATATCATTAGCAGGTACGACTTTGATCGTTAAACTATGACCATGTTTATAGCCATCGGGAATACCCCATATGAATCCGCAGTCGAGAGGGATATTAGGATTGTTATTATAGGCTTGCCGCACATCCGGTCGTGATACCGTATTAGCTCTTATTGTAGCAGCTTTTGAAAAACGACCATATATGTCAGAAATGTAAATATCTAGGTTCGCATATCCACCATTTTTAGCATAAGCCCAGCCACTAATTTTTTCACAATCAACTACATCCAGGATAGCTACCGTTGGAACAGGTTGATTACTGGAAGTAATGTCTGTAGTAGGGTTTGTGTTAGGCGTACCACCGCTACCATTACCGGGATTATTTCCTGCTGGTGTTTCAGGATTAGTGGCTGGAGGAATGTCAGGACCAGGTGATGTGGTTGGTGTGTTATCTGGACTACCGCCTGTTCCACCACTCTGACCTCTAGGGTTACAAATTGGATATCCCCATTTGGTTTTCTTCGCTTTAACGACAATTTCAGGGAGATCTCCACAATCTACTGGTTCTTCAGGGTCGCCACTTCTTCTGGCACTAAAGCTAACTTGACCTGACCAAAGCGGATTTGGCGCACCACAAATTTGAACGGCAAGATTATAGTTCTTCGGGTCATATCGTACATTAGCCAAATCGATATTGAATCCGTGATAACGGGCGGCCAGGTTATTGCCAAAAGCACTAACTAAATCAGAACGATCTTCATCAGCTGGTACTGAAGCTACTTTTGTGCCGTTGATGTAAATATCAATGATCACCGTTTTACTCATATTGCTTTCATCCAGCGCCCAGCCATGTATACCTCTTTCATTGGCAATATCGACACTTCCCCGTGGGCTGCTTACCGAGCAGGTGCCTCCTGAGGGAACAACGGGTGGATTCGTCGTTGGTGTGGTTGGGTTATTAGTTCCCCCTGTGCAACCACTAACCGTTTTGGGAGACCCGCCTATTTCGTTGTTAACTCCGCAGATACGGACGGAGATGGAATGATTCTGACTATTTTTCCAGGGGGCATTGGCCGGGAAGGAGTAACTGAAGCCGTGATAGCGGGCGGCTGAATTGCCAAACGCACCTACCAGATCCTGCCGGTCGCCATTGGCCGTGATGCCTGCATAGGTTTTAACTCCATCTACATAGATGTCGATAAGGACAGGTTGATTCATGTTAGCCTGGTCGAGAGCCCACCCGCCAATACCGTTGCAGTCGGCAAAGTCGAAGGCGGCATTGGGGCTGCTTACCGAGCAGGTGCCCGATGGTGGAATAACGGGAGGATTCGTCGTTGGTGTGGTTGGGGGAGTCGATGATGTGTGTGGATCACTGGTCGCGAAGCAGCTCAGTTTACTCGCATCAAACCCAGTTGATTGTAGCCAGCTTTGGGGCTTGAAGCCCTGAGAAGGATTCTGATAACTGGCAAACAGAACGCCATTGTAGTAATGGGCGTAGATTTGCTCACCGTACCAACTGAGCAAGAACTGCCCTTCGGTAAAGCCACAGTTGGTCGTAGGGGGATTTGTCGTTGATGTGTGTGGATCATTCACCGCAAAACAGCCTACCTTACTGGCGTCAAAGCCTGTTGCCTGCAACCAGCTTTGAGGTTTGAAGCCCTGGGAAGGGTCCTGATAACTGGCAAACAAGATGCCATTGTAATAATGCGCGTAGATTTGTTCGCCGTACCAATTGAGTAAAAACTGTCCTTCTGTAAAATCACAGTTGGAGGCTAGACGCCCACTCTTACTTTGATCCGCATGATCATCGACGGAAATGAACAATCTGGCTTTTTCGATAAACAGGCTGGTTTCATCCGCATTTCCAGAGCCACGTAGTAATCTGAATTCGCTCTTACTCCCCACTTTAGTAAAGTAGCCTTTCAGGGTGTAGGTTACAGTGGTTTTTGCCGACGATAATTCAGCGCCGATATAATCGCTGTAATTGCCGCCTGTCTGCACAAAGCCGTCGGGCAACAACAGTTTCAAGCGAAAAGCATTGGACCCCTCGGCTGTGAAGAGTAACGCCGGGCTTAGGTTGAGATAATGGGCAGTGATGGTAAATGCAATGTCATCACCCAAAGCAACCTGCTTTTTATCGGCTCTTAGCGTGAACCGAATTGGGTCACTGTCAAAATGGAGAGATACTGATTTAGTATTAGCAAGATAATGCCTGTTTTTGGCAGGCTCATGATTTACTTTTTTGGTGTCGGGTATAGCTGTATCCCCTGTAAATGATAAAAGACTGATTGCCAAAGGTATCGATAAAGACTAAGAAGGCAGGCGGTCAATTTTTAAATAGTTAAGTAACTCTCTAATCATGACTGTTTTTTAGTGATGTGCCGCGAATATATAGATAGATGCATTATTAGTATGCAAAATAACCAATAAAATATATTAATTAGTAGTACAAATAGTAACTATTTACTACTAAAAGTTTAGTAAATTCAATCAGTACCTAAGCTAAAAGCAGTTAAAAAGCAATCTATTCTAAGAATGGACGTAGAGAGAAAGAAAGTTAATCCAAAGTAGGATTATAGAGTAGGAAAGCGTTCGGGAAAGACTACTAGAGAGTTTTCCCCGAACGCTTTCTGTTTGTAACCTTATTGAGAAAGGATATTTGCTTTCTACGTAATAAGGCTGCTGTACAATTGTATTGGTTTACAAACTCGATTCCTAAAAAATAATATGAACTATATTTTAAAATTAGATTATATGATTTTTATGATAAGTCTTGATATTGCAGAACATTGCTTTGTAATTTTGATGTTTTGTAAATTTAATCTATCAACAAATGAGAAATTTTCTACTACTTCTGTTGATCGTCTGGTGTAGCGTTCTAAGCATTAGCGTCAGTGCCCAGCAGGAGCGTCGAGTGACAGGAAAAGTCAGTTCGGCCGAAGATGGGTCCGCATTACCAGGCGTATCTGTCGTTGCTAAAGGAACGACGAAGGGCACGCAAACCGATGCCGACGGTAATTACTCGATTACCCTGCCAGCCAATATTGGAACGCTGGTGTTCAGCTTTGTCGGGGTTGTCACGCAGGAGGTGGCCATCGGCAATCGGTCTGCCGTGAATGTGACATTGAGCAACGATACCCGTTCGCTCGATGAGGTGATTGTCACGGGGTATGGTGCCCAGTCGAAGCGTAACCTGACCGGCAATATTGCTAAAGTAGGCTCTCGGGATATTGAAAATATTCCGGTGCCCAGCGTCGAACAGGCGTTGCAGGGTAAAGTAGCGGGTGTACAGATTACCTCGCTGAATGGTAAAGTGGGTCAGGGGCTTCAAATCCGAGTGCGGGGTTCCTCGTCCCTGACGGCCAGTAGCCAGCCGCTGTATGTGATCGATGGTATTCCGATGACCTCCGCCGATCAGTCGTCGACAACGGCGCCCACCAACCCCATTGCCGACTTGAACCCCAACGATATTGAGTCGCTGGAAATCCTGAAAGATGCCTCGTCGGCTGCCATCTATGGCGCGCGGGCTTCCAATGGCGTGGTGCTGATCACGACCAAGAAAGGTCGGGCCGCCAAAACAACTTTTGAAGCATCGGCCCAAATGGGTGCCAGCAACCCTACCCACCTGCGTCAGTGGCTAAATACGCAGCAGTACGTAGAATTGTTACAGGAGGCACGGGCTAACACGAACGCCGTATCGGCGACATCGCTGGCCAACCGATTTACGCGCTATGCCGCTGGCGATCCGGCGGGCTGGCAGGGCGAAAATCCAAAATACAACACCGATTGGCAGCAGGAGGCTTTTCAGAAAGCACCTTCGCAGCAGTATGATCTGAGTGCACGGGGTGGTGATGCAAAAACCCGTTTCTTCATTTCAGGGCAGTATTTCGATCAGAGCGGGATTATTATCAAAAACCGGTTTCGCCGGTTGAGTGGCCGGGTGAATCTGGACCATACGGCTACGGATAAGCTGACGCTGGGGGTGAACTTCAACCTGTCGCACTCGATCAACGACCGTGTATCGAACGATAACGCCTTCTCGACACCGATGCAAATTGTGGCCTTACCTGCCATGACGCCCGTTATTGATCCCCGTACCAGTCAACTGAGTGGTGATTATACGCTGTATTATAATCCGCTCCTGAACCGCGATTATGCTGCCTTGCAGGCGCGTGTGTATCGGGTTATCGGTAACGTTTATGCCGACTATAAACTTCTACCCGGTTTGTCGTTCCGCACTGAATTTGGAACGGACTTACTGAGCCAGCAGGAGGATGAATATTACGGACGGGAAACCCAGCGGAATACAGGCGCTCCAAATGGCCTGGGATCAAATAGTTTCCGGCAGGTGTCCAACTACACGACCAACAACTATTTTTCGTTTGGCCGGACCTTTGCCGAGAAACATGACATAGACGCTACCCTCGGTATGTCCTACCAGGAATCGCGACTGAATCTTAATTCTGTTACGGGGCAGCAGTTTCCGAGTAATGCCTATAAGGAAATTATATCTGCGGGGAAAATCACGGCGGGTGATGGGCAGGAGAGTCGCTTTAGCTTTCTGTCGTATTTTGCCCGGGTAAACTACCGCTTCAATAACCGGTATTTGTTGGGCGTCTCGGGCCGTACTGATGGATCGTCACGGTTTGGTATCAATAACCGGTATGGCTTCTTCCCGGCAGTATCGGCGGGCTGGATTCTGAATGAAGAGTCTTTCCTGAAAAATGTTCGTTCATTAAGCCTCCTGAAATTGCGGGCCAGCTACGGGTTGACAGGAAATGCCGAAATCGGTAATTTCAGTTCATTGGCGTTGTACAGTGCAACGGGTTACGTTGGTGTACCGGGCCAGGCACCTTCGCAGATTCCAAACCCGGATTTGACCTGGGAGAAAACATTGCAAACCGACATCGGCCTTGAGTTTGGTTTCCTCAACAATCGCTTCTCGGGCGAAATCGATTACTACCAGAAAAACACAAGCGGTCTGTTGCTCAATGTGAACGTGCCAGGTTCGTCGGGTTTCCGGACGCAGTTGCGCAACGTCGGTAAGCTGGAAAATAAGGGATTTGAGTTTGTCTTCAACTCCAACAACCTCACGGGTCCGTTTAAATGGACAACCTCGCTGAACATTGCTTATAATAAGAACGTGGTCACTAATTTGGGCGGTACCACCATTACGGGTAGCTTCCTGAACCGGGCGCAGGAAGGTCAGCCACTGGGCGTGTTCGTTGGCCCCGAATACGCTGGTGTGGATGTGCAGAATGGCGACGCGCTCTATTACAAGAACGCGACCAAGCCCGATGGTACACTGGATCGCTCGACCACAAATAACTACAACGAAGCTGCTTATGTACCGCTGGGTAGTCCATCGCCCAAGTTTATTGGTGGTATTACCAATACCTTCAACTACATGGGCATCGACCTGAGCATACTGTTCAATGGCCAGTCGGGAAACTACATTTATAACGGTGGTGGTAAATTCCAGTCAGCCAATGGCGATTACTTTGATAACCAGTCGATTGATCAGTTGAATCGCTGGAAAAAACCAGGCGATGTAACCAACGTTCCGCAGGCTCGTTTATACGGCGGCAATGGCACCGGCGAATCGTCCCGATACCTGCAAAAAGGTGATTATGTGCGTCTACGGACTGTTACGCTGGGCTATACCCTGCCCAAAGCGCTCCTTACCCGCATTCATTTAAACCGGGTTCGGATTTTTGCAACGGGACAAAACCTGCTGACGTTCACGAAGTATACGGGTTGGGATCCGGAAGTTAACTCAGATGCCTATACGAGCAATCCCGTTAACCTTGGTATTGATTTTTATTCCGCTCCACAGCCACGTACCATTATCGGTGGGCTACAAATTGGCTTCTAAGCGACCACAAACAACTTATGAGAACGAAACAATCAATCATACTGGCGTCGGTTATGTCGGTTGGCTTATGGCTGGCCTCCTGCAATAGCCAACTGGATATTAAACCGGTAAACTCGGTAGCAACAGGCCAGGCGCTGTCAACGGCGTCTGACCTGAGCGCGTTGCTCGTTGGGGCCTATGATGGCCTGAGTAGTATCAATCTGTATGGCGGGAGCTTGATCCGCGACGGCGAATTGCTGGCTACTGTGCCCTCGACCGGCGATGTAAACTGGACGGGTACCTACGTGGCTCCTCAGCAGATTTATACCAAGAATATATTGGTAAACAACGGGCAGGCCGACCTTACCTGGACAGATGCGTACCGCACGATCAATATCTGCAATACAGTACTGGCAAACCTGAACCTGGCCGCTACGGCCGATCAGCCGCGGATTGAAGGTGAAGCAAAGTTTATTCGCGGCTCCCTGTATTTTGAACTGGTACGATTCTACGCCAGAGACTGGAGTGATGGCGACCCGAATGCCAATCCCGGCGTTCCCATTGTAACCACACCAACGGTCAATCTGGATGCCAACTCGAACGTGGCACGGAGTACTGTGGCGGCTGTGTATGCCCAGGCACTTAAGGATTTGACCGATGCTGAAGCCAAACTTCCCGCAACAAACAGCTTCTTCGCCACGAAAGGCGCGGCTGGTGCACAACTGTCGCGGGTCTATTTGCAAAAAGCAGATTACCCCAATGCGGCTAATGCGGCCAACCGGGTCATTACCAGCAAAACGTATCAGTTGGTCGATATCGAGCAGGTATTTGATACACGCGAATTCCAGAATGGGATCAACACCGATGAAACGATTTTTGCGGTTCAAATCACCGACCAGGACGGGACAAACGACGTCAATACATTCTATGGGTCATCGTCTGAAGGCGGCCGGGGAGATATCGATATAAACGAAAGCTTCCTTCAGCAATTTGAGGCTACTGATGGTCGGGCAAATCTGTTTTATGATGATGACGGTAGTATTCGGACCGCGAAGTTTATCAACCAATATGGCAACATTCAGGTGTTACGGCTGGCTGAAATGTACCTGACCCGTGCCGAAGCCAATTTCCGGGCTGGTACTGCGGTTGGTGATACACCGCTCAACGACATTAATGTCATTCGCAATCGGGCCGGCGCAACGCCCCTGAGCACAGCGCAGTTAACGCTGGCGAATATCCTGAGAGAGCGTCGCCTGGAGCTGGCTTTTGAAGGAACGTACATTCACGATATCAAGCGGACGAAAGGGAGTGTGGGTACATTGCCTTATAACTCGCCCAAACTGATTTTCCCGATTCCCTTGCGGGAAATAACGACTAATCCTGCCCTGTTGCAGAATGCAGGTTATTAAGTATCAAGCTGAAATAGTTTAATAGCCATTTTTTGTCATGCTGACGCAGGAAGCACCTTAATCTTAATGCTTGACGTTTAAGATGTTTCCTGCGTCAGCATGACAAAAATAAGCTAATGTATCTGAGCTACCTAATAGCGGTAAGTGAGGTTGTGGAGTTGAGTTCTTAAACCTGACTTTAGAAGAATTGAATAAGGCGTGTTGCGGCTCCAAACCGTGGTACGCCTTATTTGGCTAAAATTGACCTGTTAGGTCGCTATTTATTAAACCATAAACTACCTGGCATAGTCAAACGTTTATACAACAAGTACTTTGTATTCAACGACTATGAGCCGCCAATTACTTACCTGTCTGTTTTTATTGCTGGTTGCCTCAGGTCTACGCGCGCAGGTACAGTTTACAACTGAAAATCCGCGTGTGGATGACATAAACGATCCTGATGTTAGCATTCAGCGCATTGAATTAACGGCACAGTACACCATTGTGTATATGAAGTTTCAGGCCCGAAAAGAGGGCTTCAATGGCCGTTCGTGGCCCTTTGCGATTCCATCTCCCGATGGCCGCCGGGGCGGTGAACTGGAAAGTACGAACAATATCGGGTTTCAGCCAACATCGAGATTATATGTGAATCAGGGGGAGCATTCCTATAAATTTATTCGTGCCGAGAATATCCCGCTCGAAGTCCGCCGGCGCGTGCAACCCGGCGAGCGCGTCGACTTTGTGGCCTATTTCGAACGAATAGACCCTGGCTATACAACGTTCGATTTGTTTGAGTGTAAAGATGGGCGAGGCTTTGTTTGTTTCAATTTCTGGGGAGTTCACATCATCAATCCACTTCGTAAAAATCAGTATTCGCAGCGCACGCCCAAGCCGCCTGTTCAACCCAAACAGCAGCAACCCCGCTACACACCCCGAACAAAACCCGGCATGGGCGAACCCGCCAGCCCTACAGAACCCGCGACACCGGCGCCCGTTCAGCCGAAAGAAACGCCTGCGCCAGTTGCCGTGGCGATTAATGGCATTACCCGCGATGCGAAAACAAAACAACCCATCGGGGCAACCGTTACGTATCGCCTGTTGTCAGGGGCTGAAGCATCGGGCAACGATCCGGCGGACTCTGTACAGAGTGCAACGCCTGGCGGGAAATACAGAATCCCCATTGACCGCCGGGGAGTTTACGCGGTCACGGCGTCGGCAAAAGGCTATTTTAGTCAGAGTGATACCCTGGTAACAAACCGCGTCGATGTTGCGCGCGATTTTGATCTGGTGCCCATTGAAGCAGGGGCTAAAATAACGCTGAAAAACATCTATTTCAATGCGTCGAAGTACGACCTGCAGCCTGAGTCATTTCCAGAACTGGATCGGCTGGTTACGGTGATGCAGACCAATCCAACCATGCAAATCCGGCTCGAAGGCCATACCGATACAGTAGGTGAATTTGACGCCAACGTCGAACTGTCGCGCAACCGCGTCAATGAAGTAAAACGCTATCTGGTTGAAAAAGGCATTCGTGCCAGCCGAATCGAAACCGTCGGGTATGGCCCATCCAGGCCCATTAATACCAACAAAACGCTGAAAGAGCGCCCCGAAAACCGGCGCGTGGAAATGGTCATTGTCAAGGTGTGAAAACCTTATCAGTGGGTTTTCGGTATTTGGTTTATGGGTTATAGTGACAGACCACGATAAACTGAATACCGAAAACCGAATGAAACCTACCTTTGACCTCAACGTTGTTCTGGCACATATCGATGAAGCAATCCGGCCATATCCCAAGGCGGCTATGTTTGATCTGTTCGAGCAGGGGTATAATACGTTATTCGAGCAGCTAATGTCGTGCATTGTGTCGATTCGGACGCTCGACGAAACAACCATTCCTGTATCGCTTCGTTTGTTTGAGCAGGCACGTACGCCCCAGCAACTCCTCAAACTCGATGTGCCGACGCTCACTCAATTGCTATACGGCACAACCTATCCCGATCAGAAAGCTTATACCATGCTGGGTATTGCCGAACGGATCGTGAATGAGTTTGGTGGCGAATTACCTGCCAGTTATGATACCCTAACTTCCTTGAAAGGAGTTGGCCCGAAGTGCGCTAATCTGGCGCTTGGAGTGGCAACGGGAATGGCCGCGATCAGTGTGGATGTGCACGTGCATCGGGTTGTCAACCGCTGGGGTTATGTGCACACCAAGCAACCTGAACAAACGCTGAAGGTGCTGGAAACCCAGGTCCCCCGCGACCAGTGGGTCAATATAAACCGGTTGCTGATGCCCTTTGGTAAGCACATTTGTACGGGTACGTTACCGCATTGCTCAACCTGCCCGGTGCTGCCCTGGTGCGAACAGGTTGGCGTTGACCGACATCGGTGAAACTCCTAATTTCCCTTGGTCCGTGTCCTCACGGACCAGAGAACCGGATAGTTTTTCGCCGGATACAGAACCTCGCCCTGACCGGATGGTGTTGCTGACGCGAATATGGCCCGTGAGGACACGAGCCTGGGAGTAACATCGTTAAACTCGTCTGCTAATTTTCGGTCAACGATTGTTTCAAATTCGCCAGGGTCTCCCGGCAGGCTTTGTCAATTTGTCGATATAACTCAGCCTGATCGGCAGCAATCTGCTCAATCACACGTTTGTCTTTAACCGTACTATCAGCCGCTACAGCCAGTTCGTCAACAGTTGACGTCACGGCACGGACAGGTTGAGTACGGCCATTGTCGTCAATAATCAAATCGGTTATCGTGGCCCGGTATCGACCAAATTTGGTTTCAATTGTTAGGGTATAGCGTACGGATTGGTTGCCAATCGAATAAAAGGTTCTGACAAACAAAATGTTATGCTCCCGGTCATATTGTTGCTCGGCCTCGTTGCCTAAGGGGTAATACCGGGTAGCCCATGAATGGACCTGCTCCATAAGCTGCCGGGCAGTCCGTTTGCTGTCAGGTACGCGTACAAGCTCCTGATATTGAACTTGGCCTACTTCATTAGTTGGTAGCTTTACCTGCGCTAATGCACTGATTGAAACGAATAAAAAGAGAATAAACAAGTATTTCATGGTGAATAAACGTCGGGTAGTCGTTTCTATTTTGCTACTTTTTCTTCCCGCTTCCAGATGATAAAATCCGTTACGGGCGCTTCTTTCACCATGGGCCGGATGAGCTGAACGATCTGGCCCCGGTGGTAAGCCGCATGGTGACTTAGGTGGGTTAAAATGTCAAGCAATGAGCTCTTGTAGGCCACCTCTTTGGTGTTAACGTACTCCATTTGTTCCAGCCATTCGGACTCCTTGAGCGCCAGTACGTGGCTTGCCAACTGGCGGTGCTGCCGTTCGGCCGTTTCACCCATCCAACTCACCGGAATATTTTCCCAAATGGTGATAAAGGTCGACTCATGCATGATCCGGCCATACCAGACATGTTGCGCCGATAAAATATGCCCCATCAGGGCCAGCGCGCGTGCCGGTGGATTGTCGATCTTTTCGAGGGCGTCGATGATGCGCCGATTGGCCCAAAGTTCATAGTCCAGTAGTTGAATCAGGTAATTTTTCATCAGAGTCCACGTTTAGTTGCCTGATAAAGTGCTTCAACAATGTTGGTGCGGGTATTTAAGTTACCAAGTTTAGGGTTATTTCGGGTCGGATAAACCCGATTGCACAAAAATATATACGTCAGGTTGTAGGCGGGGTCTGGTTCGACCCAGACAAACGTGCCTGTGTACCCCGAATGCCCATAACTGGCTTTGGTCGCCGACCGGGGCGCGTTGCCTGTGTAGGTAAACGACGGCTTGTCAAAGCCCAGACCCCGCCGGTTACCCAGCTCCGGAAACTGGTAGCGGGTGAATTCGGCTATTGTTTTGGCCGAAATATACTGCTGGCCCGCGTAGCTGCCTTTCTGTCGATACATCTCGTACACTTTCATTAGGTCGTTGGCATTCCCAAACAAGCCCGCGTGGCCCGACAGCCCGTTGAGCATAGCCGCGCCTTCATCGTGTACGCGTCCCCAAATCAGCGTCTTCCGAAACAGCGAGTCATACTCGGTTGGAACGATCCGGTCCAGTGAATAAAAACGGCGGGGCAAAAAGGTGAGTGTTGTGGCACCAAGCGGCTTATAGAAAGTCGTTTTCAGGTAATCTTCGAAGTTTTCGCCGGTCAATCGCTTCACAATCTGTGGATACAGGATAAACGATAAGTCAGAATAAACATATTCTTTCTTGGCGTTCAGGGGCGAGTCCCGGATTTGCTCAAAAATGGTTTTCGGGTAGCTCTTGAATTCGAACAGACTGTCGGTTACCTCAATGGGGTATCGCGCTGACCGTTCATTCTTGAAGGTTTTCGGCTTCCACGAGCCGTCTGGATTTTTGGTATCCATCCAGAACGGTATAAAGGCTTTGAGCCCAGCCTGGTGCGTTAGTACATCACGCCAGCGCAAATCCGCTTTGTTCGACTTCTTAAAACTGGGTAGATAGTCGGCCATTTTTCCGTCCAGGTTAAACTTCTTGTCGTCCACCAGGTGCATTAACGCTGGGGTGGATGTACTTACCTTCGTAACGGATGCCATGTCG
It encodes:
- a CDS encoding DUF4468 domain-containing protein; protein product: MKYLFILFLFVSISALAQVKLPTNEVGQVQYQELVRVPDSKRTARQLMEQVHSWATRYYPLGNEAEQQYDREHNILFVRTFYSIGNQSVRYTLTIETKFGRYRATITDLIIDDNGRTQPVRAVTSTVDELAVAADSTVKDKRVIEQIAADQAELYRQIDKACRETLANLKQSLTEN
- a CDS encoding OmpA family protein, whose translation is MSRQLLTCLFLLLVASGLRAQVQFTTENPRVDDINDPDVSIQRIELTAQYTIVYMKFQARKEGFNGRSWPFAIPSPDGRRGGELESTNNIGFQPTSRLYVNQGEHSYKFIRAENIPLEVRRRVQPGERVDFVAYFERIDPGYTTFDLFECKDGRGFVCFNFWGVHIINPLRKNQYSQRTPKPPVQPKQQQPRYTPRTKPGMGEPASPTEPATPAPVQPKETPAPVAVAINGITRDAKTKQPIGATVTYRLLSGAEASGNDPADSVQSATPGGKYRIPIDRRGVYAVTASAKGYFSQSDTLVTNRVDVARDFDLVPIEAGAKITLKNIYFNASKYDLQPESFPELDRLVTVMQTNPTMQIRLEGHTDTVGEFDANVELSRNRVNEVKRYLVEKGIRASRIETVGYGPSRPINTNKTLKERPENRRVEMVIVKV
- a CDS encoding DinB family protein, with the translated sequence MKNYLIQLLDYELWANRRIIDALEKIDNPPARALALMGHILSAQHVWYGRIMHESTFITIWENIPVSWMGETAERQHRQLASHVLALKESEWLEQMEYVNTKEVAYKSSLLDILTHLSHHAAYHRGQIVQLIRPMVKEAPVTDFIIWKREEKVAK
- a CDS encoding RagB/SusD family nutrient uptake outer membrane protein yields the protein MRTKQSIILASVMSVGLWLASCNSQLDIKPVNSVATGQALSTASDLSALLVGAYDGLSSINLYGGSLIRDGELLATVPSTGDVNWTGTYVAPQQIYTKNILVNNGQADLTWTDAYRTINICNTVLANLNLAATADQPRIEGEAKFIRGSLYFELVRFYARDWSDGDPNANPGVPIVTTPTVNLDANSNVARSTVAAVYAQALKDLTDAEAKLPATNSFFATKGAAGAQLSRVYLQKADYPNAANAANRVITSKTYQLVDIEQVFDTREFQNGINTDETIFAVQITDQDGTNDVNTFYGSSSEGGRGDIDINESFLQQFEATDGRANLFYDDDGSIRTAKFINQYGNIQVLRLAEMYLTRAEANFRAGTAVGDTPLNDINVIRNRAGATPLSTAQLTLANILRERRLELAFEGTYIHDIKRTKGSVGTLPYNSPKLIFPIPLREITTNPALLQNAGY
- a CDS encoding endonuclease III domain-containing protein, which produces MKPTFDLNVVLAHIDEAIRPYPKAAMFDLFEQGYNTLFEQLMSCIVSIRTLDETTIPVSLRLFEQARTPQQLLKLDVPTLTQLLYGTTYPDQKAYTMLGIAERIVNEFGGELPASYDTLTSLKGVGPKCANLALGVATGMAAISVDVHVHRVVNRWGYVHTKQPEQTLKVLETQVPRDQWVNINRLLMPFGKHICTGTLPHCSTCPVLPWCEQVGVDRHR
- a CDS encoding SusC/RagA family TonB-linked outer membrane protein gives rise to the protein MRNFLLLLLIVWCSVLSISVSAQQERRVTGKVSSAEDGSALPGVSVVAKGTTKGTQTDADGNYSITLPANIGTLVFSFVGVVTQEVAIGNRSAVNVTLSNDTRSLDEVIVTGYGAQSKRNLTGNIAKVGSRDIENIPVPSVEQALQGKVAGVQITSLNGKVGQGLQIRVRGSSSLTASSQPLYVIDGIPMTSADQSSTTAPTNPIADLNPNDIESLEILKDASSAAIYGARASNGVVLITTKKGRAAKTTFEASAQMGASNPTHLRQWLNTQQYVELLQEARANTNAVSATSLANRFTRYAAGDPAGWQGENPKYNTDWQQEAFQKAPSQQYDLSARGGDAKTRFFISGQYFDQSGIIIKNRFRRLSGRVNLDHTATDKLTLGVNFNLSHSINDRVSNDNAFSTPMQIVALPAMTPVIDPRTSQLSGDYTLYYNPLLNRDYAALQARVYRVIGNVYADYKLLPGLSFRTEFGTDLLSQQEDEYYGRETQRNTGAPNGLGSNSFRQVSNYTTNNYFSFGRTFAEKHDIDATLGMSYQESRLNLNSVTGQQFPSNAYKEIISAGKITAGDGQESRFSFLSYFARVNYRFNNRYLLGVSGRTDGSSRFGINNRYGFFPAVSAGWILNEESFLKNVRSLSLLKLRASYGLTGNAEIGNFSSLALYSATGYVGVPGQAPSQIPNPDLTWEKTLQTDIGLEFGFLNNRFSGEIDYYQKNTSGLLLNVNVPGSSGFRTQLRNVGKLENKGFEFVFNSNNLTGPFKWTTSLNIAYNKNVVTNLGGTTITGSFLNRAQEGQPLGVFVGPEYAGVDVQNGDALYYKNATKPDGTLDRSTTNNYNEAAYVPLGSPSPKFIGGITNTFNYMGIDLSILFNGQSGNYIYNGGGKFQSANGDYFDNQSIDQLNRWKKPGDVTNVPQARLYGGNGTGESSRYLQKGDYVRLRTVTLGYTLPKALLTRIHLNRVRIFATGQNLLTFTKYTGWDPEVNSDAYTSNPVNLGIDFYSAPQPRTIIGGLQIGF